In Gouania willdenowi chromosome 15, fGouWil2.1, whole genome shotgun sequence, one DNA window encodes the following:
- the LOC114476708 gene encoding polycomb group RING finger protein 5-B-like isoform X1: MAATGTTHLVRDFNHFITCYLCRGYLIKPTTVTECLHTFCKSCIVQHFEESNDCPKCGIQVHETNPLEMLRLDNTLEEIIFKLVPGLREKEEHQEQEFWRRNQPKENGQESLSCQRFVLHDDVSDHDDFHRNDPQIAVCLDCLHSAGPSAESNVTDLIKKFIRCSSRVTVGTIKKFLSLKLKLPSSYELDVLCNGEIMGRDHTLEFIYMTRWRLHGENTYPMVLEYRPRIDFG, encoded by the exons ATGGCTGCTACAGGCACGACTCACCTAGTCAGAGACTTTAACCACTTCATCACCTGCTACCTGTGCAGAGGCTACCTGATCAAACCCACCACGGTCACCGAGTGCCTGCACAcct TCTGTAAGAGCTGCATTGTGCAGCACTTTGAGGAGAGCAACGACTGTCCTAAATGTGGAATCCAAGTCcatgagaccaaccctctggaGATGCTCAG gTTGGACAACACGCTGGAGGAGATAATCTTCAAACTGGTGCCTGGACTCagagaaa AAGAAGAGCACCAGGAGCAGGAGTTCTGGAGGAGGAACCAGCCCAAAGAAAACGGCCAAG AGTCTCTGAGCTGTCAGAGGTTTGTTCTCCATGACGACGTCAGCGACCACGACGACTTCCACAGGAACGACCCTCAGATCGCCGTTTGTCTGGACTGTCTGCACAGTGCTGGGCCGTCAGCAGAGAGCAACGTTACG GATCTGATAAAGAAGTTTATCCGCTGCTCTAGTCGAGTCACCGTTGGGACGATTAAGAAGTTTCTGAGTCTGAAACTGAAGCTGCCGAGTTCGTACGAG TTGGACGTTCTGTGTAACGGTGAAATTATGGGTCGAGATCATACGCTGGAGTTCATTTACATGACCAGATGGAGGCTGCATGGAGAGAAc ACCTACCCGATGGTCCTCGAGTACCGACCACGTATCGACTTTGGCTGA
- the LOC114476704 gene encoding sulfotransferase 6B1-like: MQGKMKEAENMKDEDKLYLFQGVLLPSIMCPEENMKALHDFQARADDVLLVAYPKCGFNWMVSVLRKIISKSTGREAESRPHPPLIEFMAPEQQKVVKDAPSPRLLGTHLHPDRIPASFYQQKTKMLVIFRNPKDTLVSYFHFSNKNPVLPAVDWDSFYSDFMKGNVAWGSYFQHALAWNKKMEDPNVKVLTYEELKKDLGGCVRQISEFFGFALTEFQVKEIAGESTFDAMKNSSSGSHGNLGNVFFRKGEVGDWKNHFSSEQSAEMDEAFKDQLERTKLGDVLNYKQWC, translated from the exons ATGCAGGGGAAGATGAAGGAAGCCGAGAACATGAAGGACGAGGACAAGCTCTACTTATTCCAGGGAGTGCTGCTGCCGTCCATCATGTGTCCTGAAGAGAACATGAAAGCTCTGCACGACTTCCAGGCCCGAGCGGACGATGTTTTGCTGGTGGCGTATCCGAAATGTG GCTTTAATTGGATGGTGAGCGTTCTGAGGAAGATCATCTCTAAATCCACAGGAAGAGAAGCAGAGAGCAGACCTCATCCCCCTCTGATAGAATTCATGGCTCCAGAGCAACAGAAG GTGGTAAAGGACGCTCCGTCTCCTCGGCTCCTGGGAACTCACCTCCATCCTGATAGAATCCCAGCATCCTTCTACCAACAGAAAACCAAG ATGTTGGTGATCTTCAGGAACCCCAAGGACACGCTGGTCTCCTACTTTCACTTCAGCAACAAGAACCCAGTCCTCCCAGCGGTAGACTGGGATAGTTTCTACTCAGACTTCATGAAAGGAAACG TTGCCTGGGGCTCATACTTCCAACATGCTCTGGCCTGGAACAAGAAGATGGAGGATCCTAACGTGAAGGTGTTGACCTACGAGGAGCTGAAGAAG GACTTGGGCGGGTGCGTGCGTCAGATCTCTGAGTTCTTCGGCTTTGCGCTGACGGAGTTCCAAGTGAAAGAGATCGCCGGGGAGAGCACTTTCGACGCCATGAAGAACAGCTCCTCCGGTTCCCACGGCAACCTGGGAAACGTCTTCTTCAGGAAAG GTGAAGTTGGAGACTGGAAGAACCATTTCAGCTCAGAGCAGAGCGCTGAGATGGACGAGGCCTTCAAGGACCAACTGGAGAGAACCAAACTAGGAGATGTGCTGAACTACAAGCAGTGGTGTTAG
- the LOC114476887 gene encoding zinc transporter 6-like produces the protein MAMDGQASARSFHPALRSTGSVGDFYPRKFGPKPDVVPSGVTERKAVPLDKPDMVSVDVLNVNDGDVPVHRKKLESDTYILGTIHPFRKTHRSMVGKLVQEFRLVSSDRRSWRILVFGVLNLLCTGCLLMWCSSTNSMALTAYTYLTIFDLFR, from the exons ATGGCGATGGACGGCCAGGCCTCGGCTCGGTCCTTCCACCCGGCCCTCCGGTCCACCGGGTCGGTCGGAGACTTTTACCCACGGAAGTTCGGCCCTAAGCCGGACGTGGTTCCGTCGGGAGTGACGGAGAGGAAAGCGGTTCCTCTGGATAAACCCGACATGGTTTCTGTGGACGTGCTGAACGTCAACGACGGAG ACGTTCCTGTTCACCGTAAGAAGCTGGAGAGCGACACTTACATcctg ggaaccatccatccattcaggAAGACTCACAGATCTATGGTGGGAAAACTGGTACAGGAGTTCAGACTGGTTTCATCTGATAGACGG tcGTGGAGGATCCTGGTGTTCGGGGTGTTGAACCTGCTCTGTACCGGCTGTTTGCTGATGTGGTGCAGCTCTACCAACAGCATGG
- the LOC114476708 gene encoding polycomb group RING finger protein 5-B-like isoform X2 produces MAATGTTHLVRDFNHFITCYLCRGYLIKPTTVTECLHTFCKSCIVQHFEESNDCPKCGIQVHETNPLEMLRLDNTLEEIIFKLVPGLREKEHQEQEFWRRNQPKENGQESLSCQRFVLHDDVSDHDDFHRNDPQIAVCLDCLHSAGPSAESNVTDLIKKFIRCSSRVTVGTIKKFLSLKLKLPSSYELDVLCNGEIMGRDHTLEFIYMTRWRLHGENTYPMVLEYRPRIDFG; encoded by the exons ATGGCTGCTACAGGCACGACTCACCTAGTCAGAGACTTTAACCACTTCATCACCTGCTACCTGTGCAGAGGCTACCTGATCAAACCCACCACGGTCACCGAGTGCCTGCACAcct TCTGTAAGAGCTGCATTGTGCAGCACTTTGAGGAGAGCAACGACTGTCCTAAATGTGGAATCCAAGTCcatgagaccaaccctctggaGATGCTCAG gTTGGACAACACGCTGGAGGAGATAATCTTCAAACTGGTGCCTGGACTCagagaaa AAGAGCACCAGGAGCAGGAGTTCTGGAGGAGGAACCAGCCCAAAGAAAACGGCCAAG AGTCTCTGAGCTGTCAGAGGTTTGTTCTCCATGACGACGTCAGCGACCACGACGACTTCCACAGGAACGACCCTCAGATCGCCGTTTGTCTGGACTGTCTGCACAGTGCTGGGCCGTCAGCAGAGAGCAACGTTACG GATCTGATAAAGAAGTTTATCCGCTGCTCTAGTCGAGTCACCGTTGGGACGATTAAGAAGTTTCTGAGTCTGAAACTGAAGCTGCCGAGTTCGTACGAG TTGGACGTTCTGTGTAACGGTGAAATTATGGGTCGAGATCATACGCTGGAGTTCATTTACATGACCAGATGGAGGCTGCATGGAGAGAAc ACCTACCCGATGGTCCTCGAGTACCGACCACGTATCGACTTTGGCTGA